The following are encoded together in the Capsulimonas corticalis genome:
- a CDS encoding F0F1 ATP synthase subunit gamma: MSDSMASLRRKIDSAGDLQSVVRTMKAVAASSVGQYEKSMLALVNYYRTVELGLAACLHRSETTPFVAAEKRKTEIGAIVFGSDQGLVGQFNDVVADYAIETLASLPGKPQVWVIGERVHERLVEAGLSVIAVFASPNTVQAITPLVGQIQMASEAHRENTDNGCVYIFHNRPRSGSLYEPTGQRLLPLDARWQSDLAKIPWPSENLPEILGDSDETLRKLIHEYLFISLFRACAESLASENASRLSAMQRAERNIDELLDDLHGAFHRLRQGSIDDELFDVVSGFEALSSP, translated from the coding sequence ATGAGCGATTCCATGGCGAGCCTGCGCCGAAAGATCGATAGCGCCGGCGATTTGCAGTCGGTCGTGCGCACGATGAAAGCCGTGGCCGCTTCCAGCGTCGGACAATATGAGAAATCGATGCTTGCCCTGGTCAATTACTATCGGACTGTAGAGCTGGGATTGGCTGCTTGCCTTCATAGAAGTGAAACGACGCCGTTTGTGGCCGCAGAGAAACGGAAAACGGAAATTGGAGCCATCGTTTTCGGTTCCGACCAGGGGTTGGTGGGACAATTTAACGATGTGGTGGCCGATTACGCGATTGAGACGCTTGCGTCTTTGCCTGGCAAACCCCAAGTATGGGTCATCGGCGAGCGCGTTCATGAGCGCCTAGTGGAGGCGGGTCTCTCCGTGATTGCAGTATTTGCCTCCCCCAATACCGTCCAAGCGATTACGCCACTTGTCGGTCAGATTCAGATGGCGAGTGAAGCGCATCGAGAAAACACCGACAATGGATGCGTTTATATCTTCCACAATCGTCCACGGTCCGGATCACTCTATGAACCGACCGGACAGCGCCTGCTGCCGCTCGACGCGCGATGGCAATCGGATCTGGCAAAAATCCCATGGCCATCGGAAAATTTGCCCGAGATCCTGGGGGACAGTGATGAGACACTGCGCAAGCTGATTCACGAATATCTCTTCATCTCTCTTTTCCGCGCATGCGCCGAATCCCTCGCGAGCGAGAACGCAAGCCGTCTCTCGGCGATGCAGCGAGCCGAAAGAAACATCGACGAGTTGCTGGACGATCTCCATGGCGCATTCCATCGTCTGCGTCAAGGCAGCATCGACGACGAACTATTTGACGTCGTCTCAGGTTTCGAAGCACTGTCCTCGCCATAG
- a CDS encoding M3 family metallopeptidase, with amino-acid sequence MNSARSYFDELNTQYLQTHQAKEDLFWDTYMAISDDRDGFAQAEHAYQAFLSDPEKLTRVRSLLAELETSADRESREDVEFGLRGWLAMFEANIIDNAAAERSQRELVEMETELFGKRRDFKMSHVNERGEREEASLGTLAINIATNPSEEARKGSHDELLRLEQWVLANGFLEIVAKRNEFARALGYRHYFDYKVRTGEKMSPEDLFRILDDFEERTRDASRRSLDAMIAEKGASAVLPHNLSFHISGDVRRQMDPYLPFGKGLERWVVTFQRLGIGFRGAVMQLDLLEREGKYQNGFCHAPVPAFFDKDGHWVAAHVNFTSLAKPGQVGSGANALRTLFHEGGHAAHFANVAQNAPCFSQEYAPTSMAYAETQSMFCDSLLGDADWLKRYALDESGTPIPDELIRTQIEKTQPWLSRSMRNMMVVPYFEIALYEMSDDERTPEAVLALARQTEERIMGTPVNSRPVLSIPHLLNRESAASYHGYLLAEMAVHQTRGYLLQKFGYLTDNSRIGPLLAEHYWRPGNSVDHNATLIGLTGQGFSAKYLADACNQTVEEAWKEAAESIAAAARRHYSTDYPETLSATIRIVDGAKVITDNDVSDADMCARFEAWVGELTKA; translated from the coding sequence ATGAACTCTGCGCGCAGTTACTTTGACGAATTGAACACGCAATATCTCCAGACGCATCAGGCCAAGGAAGATCTGTTCTGGGACACGTACATGGCGATCAGCGACGATCGCGATGGATTTGCTCAGGCGGAGCACGCTTACCAGGCGTTCCTGTCCGATCCTGAGAAACTCACTCGGGTGCGGTCGCTCCTGGCGGAGTTAGAAACTTCGGCGGACCGGGAGAGCCGGGAGGACGTCGAATTTGGGCTGCGGGGCTGGCTGGCGATGTTCGAGGCGAATATCATCGACAACGCGGCGGCGGAGCGCAGCCAGCGCGAGCTTGTCGAGATGGAAACGGAGCTGTTTGGGAAGCGCCGCGATTTCAAGATGAGCCATGTCAATGAGCGCGGTGAGCGGGAAGAAGCGTCGCTTGGAACGCTCGCGATCAATATCGCCACGAATCCCAGCGAGGAGGCGCGCAAGGGCTCGCATGACGAGCTGCTGCGGCTGGAGCAATGGGTGCTCGCGAACGGATTCCTGGAGATCGTCGCCAAGCGCAATGAGTTCGCTCGGGCGCTCGGCTACCGCCACTACTTCGATTACAAAGTGCGCACCGGCGAGAAGATGAGCCCCGAGGATCTGTTCCGTATCCTCGACGACTTTGAAGAAAGGACGCGCGATGCGAGCCGCCGTTCGCTCGATGCAATGATCGCCGAAAAAGGCGCGTCCGCCGTACTTCCGCACAACCTTTCCTTCCATATCAGCGGCGATGTCCGGCGGCAGATGGATCCATATCTGCCGTTCGGAAAAGGGCTGGAGCGCTGGGTCGTGACCTTCCAGCGGCTGGGCATTGGCTTCCGGGGCGCGGTCATGCAGCTTGATCTGCTGGAGCGCGAAGGCAAATACCAGAACGGCTTCTGCCATGCGCCCGTCCCGGCGTTCTTCGACAAGGACGGTCATTGGGTGGCGGCGCATGTCAACTTCACCTCGCTCGCCAAGCCGGGCCAGGTCGGCAGCGGCGCCAACGCGCTGCGGACCCTGTTCCACGAGGGCGGCCATGCGGCGCACTTCGCCAACGTCGCGCAGAACGCGCCGTGCTTTTCCCAGGAGTACGCGCCGACATCGATGGCCTACGCCGAAACCCAGTCCATGTTTTGCGACAGCCTTCTGGGCGACGCCGATTGGCTCAAGCGATACGCCCTCGATGAATCGGGAACTCCCATCCCCGATGAACTGATCCGAACACAGATTGAGAAGACGCAGCCGTGGCTCAGCCGGTCCATGCGAAATATGATGGTGGTCCCGTACTTTGAGATCGCGCTCTACGAAATGAGCGACGACGAGCGCACGCCGGAAGCCGTGCTGGCCCTCGCGCGGCAAACGGAAGAGCGGATCATGGGAACGCCGGTCAACAGCCGCCCCGTGCTCTCGATCCCGCATCTGCTCAACCGAGAATCGGCGGCGTCCTATCACGGCTATCTGCTCGCCGAGATGGCCGTCCACCAGACGCGCGGATATCTCCTCCAGAAGTTCGGATATCTGACGGATAACTCGCGAATCGGGCCGCTGCTCGCCGAGCATTACTGGCGTCCGGGCAACAGCGTCGATCACAACGCCACGCTGATCGGACTGACGGGACAGGGCTTCTCCGCGAAGTATCTCGCCGACGCCTGCAACCAAACGGTTGAGGAAGCCTGGAAGGAAGCCGCCGAATCGATCGCCGCCGCCGCCCGGCGCCACTACTCCACCGACTATCCAGAGACGCTGAGCGCCACGATTCGTATTGTCGACGGCGCGAAGGTGATAACGGACAACGACGTGTCGGACGCCGACATGTGCGCGCGGTTCGAGGCGTGGGTGGGGGAATTGACGAAAGCCTGA
- a CDS encoding alternate F1F0 ATPase, F1 subunit alpha — translation MRRKAESLQDGFDQGFADIRQAREEFTPNLTPREIGAVARVSTGVAMVSGLPGVGFEELIQFAGGVLGVAFNVDEEEIGVVLLGEHWRLHAGDEVERTGRVTDVAVGDGLLGRIIDPLGRPLDDAGSLDAHERRPIERPAPAIMDRAPVTVPLQTGIKVIDALLPIGRGQRELILGDRQTGKTAIAIGSILNQRDQDVVCIYCAIGQRASAVAKAVATLRAHGAMDYTVVVVSEGNDPPGLTYIAPYAATTIAEYFMERGRDVLIVYDDLTQHARAYRELSLLLRRPPGREAFPGDIFYIHSRLLERATHLTDEHGGGSLTALPIIETEAQDISAYIPTNLISITDGQIYLSPSLFELGVLPAVDVGKSVSRVGGKAQRATYRAVASDLKLAYAQFEELEAFAKFGARLDENTLKSIKHGRRIRACLQQPEYSQVTVPAQIAILLALSARLFDEVPLEQMTDAEYAVQEASASIPAEVCAGFESAAKLNDDDRKTIVEIDRKSLAPFQSKPKEKA, via the coding sequence ATGAGAAGAAAAGCCGAAAGCTTGCAAGACGGCTTCGACCAGGGGTTCGCCGATATCCGTCAAGCACGCGAAGAGTTCACGCCGAACCTGACGCCGCGTGAGATAGGCGCGGTCGCGCGTGTCTCTACCGGAGTCGCCATGGTTTCCGGCCTTCCCGGGGTCGGCTTCGAAGAGTTAATTCAGTTTGCCGGCGGCGTGCTTGGCGTCGCATTCAACGTCGATGAAGAGGAAATCGGCGTGGTGCTCCTCGGTGAGCATTGGCGTCTGCACGCGGGAGACGAAGTCGAGCGCACGGGCCGTGTTACCGATGTAGCTGTGGGCGACGGGCTACTGGGCCGCATCATTGACCCTCTCGGCCGGCCACTCGACGACGCCGGCTCGTTAGACGCCCACGAACGCCGTCCCATCGAACGTCCGGCGCCGGCAATCATGGACCGCGCACCGGTCACTGTCCCGCTCCAAACAGGGATAAAAGTCATTGATGCGCTTCTGCCGATTGGCCGAGGGCAGCGCGAGTTGATTTTGGGCGATCGTCAGACAGGGAAAACCGCTATCGCGATCGGCTCGATTCTCAATCAGCGGGATCAGGACGTTGTATGTATCTATTGCGCCATCGGACAGCGAGCCTCCGCCGTGGCGAAGGCTGTGGCTACCTTGCGGGCGCACGGGGCGATGGACTACACCGTCGTTGTCGTCAGCGAAGGCAACGATCCGCCGGGTCTCACGTACATCGCTCCATACGCCGCAACTACCATTGCGGAATATTTTATGGAAAGAGGCCGGGATGTGCTGATCGTATACGACGATCTCACGCAGCACGCCCGCGCCTATCGCGAGCTTTCCCTCCTGCTCCGGCGGCCCCCGGGCCGTGAAGCCTTTCCCGGAGATATCTTCTACATTCATTCACGGCTTCTGGAGCGCGCGACACATCTCACCGACGAGCACGGCGGAGGTTCTCTCACCGCTCTGCCGATTATCGAAACCGAAGCGCAGGACATTTCCGCCTATATTCCGACCAACTTGATTTCCATCACGGATGGGCAGATCTATCTCTCGCCATCGCTGTTCGAACTAGGCGTGCTGCCGGCTGTCGATGTCGGAAAATCCGTGTCCCGCGTCGGCGGCAAAGCCCAAAGGGCGACCTATCGCGCGGTGGCCAGCGATCTCAAGCTCGCCTATGCGCAGTTTGAAGAGCTGGAGGCATTCGCTAAGTTTGGCGCGCGGCTAGACGAAAACACTCTCAAGTCGATCAAACACGGACGGCGCATCCGCGCCTGCCTTCAGCAGCCGGAATACTCCCAGGTCACCGTGCCCGCACAAATCGCTATCCTATTGGCGCTGTCCGCCAGGCTCTTCGACGAGGTCCCGTTGGAACAGATGACGGACGCCGAGTACGCCGTACAGGAGGCGTCGGCCTCTATTCCAGCCGAAGTATGCGCGGGATTTGAAAGCGCCGCGAAATTGAACGATGACGACCGTAAGACCATCGTCGAAATTGACCGCAAATCACTGGCGCCCTTTCAGTCGAAACCGAAGGAAAAAGCATGA
- a CDS encoding ADP-ribosylglycohydrolase family protein, translating to MQTTSSPARPAIRRLRDRVMGCWLGKAVGGTLGMPFEGWDGPLDLDFYRPVPTEMLPNDDLDLQVVWACALDKMETIAVDRHVLAQAWLDHVEFPWDEYGVAIRNLKLGLKAPLSGEYDNYFVHGMGAPIRSEIWACLAPGDPATAAAYAYEDGCVDHAGDGVWGEMFLAALESAAFVESDPDILLDEALSILPPESVTGRAVADTRLWYRELRDWRAVREQIIASYGSDNFTYAPMNIAFTILGWLASEGDFSQAICIAVNCGKDTDCTGATVGSLMGIIDPDGIPDKWLAPIGRNLVLSPGIVGLDAPDTLDSFTDLVLDLSARLAGKMPAARSYEQSTADLAFPVQRAFVDAFPTRDEPPVFDAPQTVMLPGNYARLRSSDFPKDTLLLRYEFSLGEAGETCVVANTRERSRVWLDGRFAFGRSGGEMVPSPHRAPGDQVTNLHLDAGRHELIVAMEKPAGGADLEWVVVVADGGTKIWRPWAFLPGHPSKAE from the coding sequence ATGCAGACAACTTCTTCGCCGGCCCGTCCGGCCATCCGCCGGCTGCGCGATCGTGTTATGGGATGCTGGCTGGGCAAGGCCGTCGGCGGCACTCTGGGGATGCCGTTCGAGGGGTGGGACGGTCCGCTGGATCTCGATTTTTACCGTCCCGTTCCGACAGAGATGCTGCCGAACGACGATCTCGATCTTCAGGTCGTTTGGGCCTGCGCGCTTGATAAGATGGAGACGATTGCGGTCGATCGTCATGTTCTCGCGCAGGCGTGGCTGGACCACGTCGAATTTCCCTGGGACGAGTATGGGGTCGCGATCCGCAACTTGAAGCTCGGCCTGAAGGCGCCGCTTTCCGGGGAATACGACAACTACTTCGTCCATGGGATGGGGGCGCCGATCCGCAGCGAGATCTGGGCCTGCCTGGCTCCCGGCGACCCCGCGACGGCGGCGGCGTACGCCTACGAAGACGGCTGTGTGGACCACGCCGGCGACGGCGTGTGGGGCGAGATGTTCCTGGCGGCCCTCGAAAGCGCCGCGTTTGTGGAGAGCGATCCGGATATTCTGCTCGACGAGGCGCTTAGCATTCTGCCGCCGGAAAGCGTCACCGGGCGCGCCGTCGCCGACACGCGCCTCTGGTATCGGGAACTTCGCGATTGGCGCGCCGTTCGGGAGCAGATCATCGCCAGTTACGGAAGCGACAACTTTACCTATGCGCCGATGAACATCGCGTTCACGATTTTAGGCTGGCTGGCCTCGGAAGGCGATTTCAGCCAGGCGATCTGTATCGCGGTCAACTGCGGCAAGGACACCGACTGCACAGGCGCGACCGTGGGTTCCCTGATGGGCATTATCGATCCGGACGGCATTCCCGACAAATGGCTCGCGCCGATTGGTCGCAATCTTGTCTTGAGTCCTGGGATTGTCGGCCTGGACGCCCCCGATACCCTGGATTCGTTCACCGATTTGGTCCTCGACCTGTCGGCTCGACTGGCGGGCAAAATGCCGGCGGCGCGGAGCTACGAACAGTCGACGGCGGATCTTGCCTTTCCCGTGCAGCGCGCTTTCGTGGACGCCTTCCCAACTCGCGATGAACCGCCTGTATTTGACGCGCCTCAGACAGTCATGCTGCCCGGCAACTACGCTCGCTTGCGATCATCGGATTTTCCGAAGGATACGCTTCTGCTGCGCTATGAATTTTCCCTCGGGGAAGCCGGCGAGACGTGCGTCGTGGCGAACACCCGCGAACGCTCGCGCGTGTGGCTGGACGGTCGTTTCGCATTCGGACGCAGCGGAGGGGAAATGGTTCCCTCGCCGCACCGCGCGCCCGGCGATCAGGTCACAAACCTGCATCTGGACGCCGGACGCCATGAGTTGATCGTCGCGATGGAGAAACCGGCCGGCGGCGCGGATCTGGAGTGGGTGGTTGTGGTGGCGGACGGCGGGACAAAGATCTGGCGTCCCTGGGCGTTTTTGCCCGGTCACCCGTCGAAAGCGGAGTAA
- a CDS encoding cupin domain-containing protein, with translation MNELLNATEQEASHLTSNVVRAGGGRFFELGDHRGYCKVVAEQTGGAFLLAEAHADFGGGVPPHIHHREDETFYVLSGHFEFLVGDQNVQVGPGDTVYGPRDVTHAWRCTSLDGGRMLIGFTPGDNFQPFAIAMAQMGADPQSDMSNPERAAAFMALALRHGIEMLPQG, from the coding sequence TTGAACGAACTGCTGAATGCGACGGAGCAAGAGGCTTCCCATCTGACATCGAATGTGGTGCGCGCAGGCGGCGGCCGCTTTTTCGAGCTCGGCGACCATCGAGGGTACTGCAAGGTTGTCGCCGAGCAGACGGGCGGGGCCTTCTTATTGGCGGAGGCCCATGCGGACTTCGGCGGCGGCGTGCCGCCGCACATCCACCATCGCGAAGATGAAACGTTTTATGTTCTGTCGGGCCATTTCGAGTTTTTGGTCGGCGATCAAAACGTCCAGGTCGGCCCCGGCGACACGGTGTATGGTCCTCGCGATGTGACGCATGCTTGGCGCTGCACTAGCCTGGACGGAGGGCGCATGCTGATCGGCTTCACGCCGGGCGACAACTTCCAGCCGTTCGCGATCGCCATGGCGCAGATGGGAGCGGATCCACAGAGCGACATGTCCAATCCCGAACGAGCGGCCGCCTTCATGGCTCTCGCGCTGCGTCACGGAATCGAGATGCTTCCCCAGGGCTAA
- a CDS encoding carbohydrate-binding protein produces the protein MVISQERFRSARQSKSFSQRRLSSLPLTMALLLTTGAMCSAHSPFTGTPVAVPGTINAVDYDTGTQGDAYNIQQPASSGVYRADDTNGPVPINSINQYGTATGVIVGGNGYVVGNHVVQGDWLTYTVNVATTGNYDIQVNAAPAQAGRQMDFQLDGVDVTPGNITLAQTSSWGNFGVATYQSAHLTAGVHTLKAIIADVNAIFVINTYTITPHVVHTYYVSSSTGNDNNPGTQASPFATVAKAESISLTSGDSVLFKRGDSWREVLNPLSSGATGNPITFADYGSGAKPKFWGSNQIPVNDGQWVSQGNNVYTHSYSQQVNSVLANQQFLIDIFNGGTGDGSVVRDPSSTANCWKWSGGVLTISTSGSNPNTNGVQYDVCVRDNVICNGNQLTSNYTKNLVFRNLVVDECGSNQNPTLGYGVRIEGDGVNTGVNVLVDGCEVYRYGRHGFAVIDGSNVTFNSCYCAYPMPNVQTGQTAYVSFGNQGPNLSETSYYNNCIAEHQADTWGGRNDFEYEAFTDHGNSLQSVTLNNFQAIDTGGDGTGDNCTFDGASGAVVTVNGGICYSAQVNTLGPNVVVNGMTITGPYASMDIAGSGNTIENCLIAGTNNAGPYNSAVWIRGDSNIFRFNTVSTASTAGNGFTALCLASLGSTYGTNAQVYGNILLANQLAINTFTSTNSFSAANVRNNIYNNGATFQINYGTVWNLSQWQGQGYDANSIQVASPTTALFSNAAAGDYSLKSGSSAIDFVPTSVAHPTSDILGNARPHGAADDAGAYEYGGTAGSAPVISSAATASGTVGTAFSYQITASNSPTSYSATGLPAGLSVNTSSGLISGTPTAAGTSTVTLGATNATGTGNKTLTITIAVAAPVISSAATATGTVGAAFSYQITASNSPTSYSASGLPAGLSVSTSTGLISGTPTASGTSTVTLGATNAGGTGNKTLTITINPATPVESPYGGTRWSIPGKIEAENYDLGGEGVAYHDNDAGNTGGAYRSDNVDIRAVVSDTGGGYQVGWTNTGEYLNYMVNVTAAGTYQFQTRVSSGSSGGSIHFNVDGTNVTGAIAVPGTGSYDTFTTVNSGSVSLTAGNHTIQLYEDADNGYDFNWFNVKTVGPSYAINCGGPAVSPFVADEFFTSAGTGVVSGAAVSTTGVTNAAPAAVYSTARYGGDVIYTVPSLPVGASYHLRMHFAETYWPAAGDRKFNVVVNGTQLMTNFDIFADAGGANKADVKDLDTTVNSSGQIVIQFHATVDNAQVAAIEVTPN, from the coding sequence ATGGTAATTTCCCAGGAGCGCTTTCGCAGCGCCCGACAAAGTAAATCTTTCAGCCAGAGACGACTGAGCAGTCTTCCTCTCACCATGGCGCTTCTGCTGACCACAGGCGCGATGTGTTCGGCGCACTCCCCGTTTACCGGCACTCCGGTTGCCGTTCCAGGCACGATCAACGCCGTCGACTACGATACTGGAACGCAGGGGGACGCCTACAATATCCAGCAGCCGGCCTCGAGCGGCGTGTATCGCGCGGACGACACGAACGGCCCCGTCCCGATCAACTCCATCAATCAATATGGAACCGCAACTGGCGTGATTGTCGGCGGCAACGGCTATGTGGTCGGCAACCATGTCGTCCAGGGCGACTGGCTGACCTATACCGTCAATGTCGCCACGACCGGCAACTATGACATCCAGGTCAACGCCGCGCCGGCCCAGGCGGGACGGCAGATGGACTTCCAGCTGGACGGCGTGGACGTTACTCCCGGCAACATCACGCTCGCGCAGACGAGCAGCTGGGGCAACTTCGGCGTCGCCACCTATCAGTCCGCGCATCTGACCGCCGGCGTGCACACTTTGAAGGCGATTATCGCGGATGTTAACGCGATTTTCGTCATCAATACCTACACGATCACCCCGCATGTCGTCCACACGTATTACGTCAGCAGCAGCACCGGCAACGACAATAATCCGGGCACGCAGGCGTCGCCATTCGCGACGGTCGCGAAGGCGGAGAGCATCTCGCTGACCTCCGGCGACTCGGTCCTGTTCAAGCGCGGAGACAGCTGGCGCGAAGTTTTGAACCCGCTGAGCAGCGGCGCGACCGGCAACCCCATCACCTTCGCCGATTACGGCAGCGGCGCCAAGCCGAAGTTCTGGGGCAGCAACCAGATTCCCGTCAATGACGGGCAGTGGGTTTCTCAGGGGAACAATGTCTACACGCATTCGTACTCCCAGCAGGTGAACTCCGTCCTGGCGAACCAGCAGTTCCTGATCGACATCTTTAACGGCGGCACGGGGGATGGCAGCGTCGTCCGCGATCCGAGCAGCACAGCCAACTGCTGGAAGTGGAGCGGCGGCGTTCTCACCATCAGCACCAGCGGCTCCAACCCGAACACGAACGGCGTTCAGTATGATGTCTGCGTCCGCGACAACGTCATCTGCAACGGCAACCAGCTGACTTCCAACTACACGAAGAACCTGGTGTTCCGGAACCTGGTCGTGGACGAGTGCGGGTCCAACCAGAACCCGACGCTCGGCTACGGCGTCCGCATTGAAGGCGACGGCGTAAACACGGGCGTTAACGTGCTGGTGGACGGATGCGAGGTGTATCGCTACGGCCGCCATGGCTTCGCGGTCATCGACGGATCGAACGTCACGTTCAATAGCTGCTACTGCGCCTACCCGATGCCCAATGTCCAGACCGGGCAGACGGCTTACGTCTCGTTCGGCAACCAGGGTCCGAACCTGAGTGAAACGTCCTACTACAACAACTGTATCGCCGAGCATCAGGCGGACACCTGGGGCGGCCGGAACGACTTCGAGTATGAGGCCTTCACGGACCACGGCAACTCGCTCCAGTCCGTCACGCTGAACAACTTCCAGGCGATCGACACCGGCGGCGACGGAACCGGCGACAACTGCACCTTCGACGGCGCCAGCGGCGCGGTCGTCACCGTCAACGGCGGTATCTGCTACAGCGCGCAGGTCAACACGCTCGGGCCGAATGTCGTCGTCAACGGCATGACCATCACCGGCCCTTACGCCAGTATGGACATCGCCGGCAGCGGCAATACCATCGAGAACTGTCTGATCGCGGGAACGAATAACGCCGGACCTTACAACTCCGCGGTCTGGATCCGGGGCGACAGCAATATCTTCCGGTTCAACACGGTCTCGACGGCGTCAACGGCGGGCAATGGGTTCACCGCCCTGTGTCTCGCATCGCTCGGCAGCACGTACGGCACGAACGCGCAGGTTTACGGCAACATCCTGCTCGCCAACCAGCTCGCGATCAACACGTTCACCAGTACGAACTCGTTCAGCGCGGCGAACGTCCGCAACAACATCTACAACAACGGCGCGACCTTCCAGATCAACTACGGAACCGTCTGGAACCTGTCCCAGTGGCAGGGACAGGGATACGACGCCAATTCCATCCAGGTCGCGAGCCCAACCACGGCGCTGTTCTCCAATGCCGCCGCCGGCGACTACTCGCTGAAGTCGGGATCCTCGGCGATTGACTTTGTCCCGACCTCCGTCGCCCACCCGACCTCGGATATTCTCGGCAACGCCCGCCCGCATGGCGCGGCGGACGACGCCGGCGCGTACGAGTATGGCGGAACCGCCGGCTCGGCTCCGGTCATCAGCAGCGCCGCGACGGCTTCGGGAACGGTCGGTACGGCGTTCAGCTATCAGATCACGGCGAGCAACAGCCCCACAAGCTACAGCGCGACGGGACTGCCGGCGGGACTGTCCGTTAACACCAGCAGCGGCCTTATTTCGGGAACGCCCACGGCGGCGGGCACATCCACCGTCACCCTTGGCGCGACCAACGCCACCGGCACGGGCAACAAAACTCTGACCATCACAATCGCCGTCGCCGCGCCGGTGATTAGCAGCGCCGCCACGGCGACGGGCACGGTGGGCGCGGCGTTCTCTTATCAGATCACCGCGAGCAACAGCCCGACCAGCTACAGCGCCTCTGGGCTGCCGGCGGGTCTGTCGGTCAGCACGAGCACGGGCTTGATCTCCGGCACGCCCACGGCGTCCGGCACATCCACGGTGACTCTCGGCGCGACCAACGCCGGCGGAACGGGGAACAAGACGCTCACGATCACCATCAATCCGGCGACTCCCGTGGAATCGCCCTATGGTGGTACGCGATGGAGCATTCCCGGCAAGATCGAAGCCGAGAACTACGATCTGGGCGGCGAAGGCGTGGCGTACCACGATAACGACGCCGGCAATACCGGCGGCGCTTATCGCAGCGACAACGTGGATATCCGCGCGGTCGTCAGCGACACCGGCGGCGGCTACCAGGTCGGCTGGACGAACACCGGCGAATATCTCAACTACATGGTGAATGTCACCGCCGCCGGGACCTACCAGTTCCAGACGCGGGTCTCCTCCGGCTCCTCCGGCGGCAGCATCCATTTCAACGTGGATGGGACGAACGTGACCGGCGCGATCGCGGTGCCGGGCACCGGCAGCTACGATACGTTCACCACGGTCAACTCCGGCAGCGTCTCACTCACCGCCGGCAATCACACCATCCAGCTCTACGAGGATGCGGACAACGGCTACGACTTCAACTGGTTCAACGTCAAAACCGTTGGGCCGAGCTACGCTATCAACTGCGGAGGACCGGCCGTCAGCCCGTTCGTGGCGGATGAGTTCTTCACCAGCGCCGGAACGGGCGTCGTGAGCGGCGCCGCCGTTTCGACGACCGGCGTGACCAACGCCGCTCCGGCGGCGGTCTACTCGACGGCGCGCTACGGCGGCGACGTCATCTACACGGTCCCGAGCCTGCCGGTGGGCGCATCGTATCATCTGCGAATGCACTTCGCCGAGACGTACTGGCCCGCCGCCGGAGACCGCAAGTTCAACGTGGTGGTCAACGGAACCCAGCTGATGACCAACTTCGACATCTTCGCGGACGCCGGAGGCGCCAACAAGGCCGACGTCAAGGACCTGGACACGACCGTGAACTCCAGCGGCCAGATCGTTATCCAGTTCCACGCAACCGTTGACAACGCCCAGGTCGCCGCGATTGAGGTGACGCCGAACTAA
- a CDS encoding F0F1 ATP synthase subunit delta, with protein sequence MLIDWFTVIAQTLNFLILVWLLRRFLYKPILDAVDSREKRIAAQIADAGVKMAEAHKERDEYQHKNEEFDAQRATLLNQATNDANAERQRLIEEAGKTADAQSTLRREMLLNEAHSLNQAIRLSTQQEVFAIARKTLADLAATSLELCMTDVFARRLRAITGPVKESLGAALKTSSSPVLIRSAFDLPAEGRATIQNALNETFSSDIPVRFETTPDLIGGVELTANGQKLAWSIADYLISLESRVGELIARKGSGTITTAQANAGALPMNESASRQ encoded by the coding sequence ATGTTAATTGACTGGTTCACCGTCATCGCTCAAACGCTCAACTTTCTCATACTCGTCTGGCTATTAAGACGCTTCCTATATAAGCCGATCCTGGACGCGGTGGATTCGCGTGAGAAGCGGATCGCCGCGCAGATCGCGGACGCCGGAGTGAAAATGGCCGAAGCCCACAAGGAGCGCGATGAGTATCAGCATAAAAACGAGGAGTTCGACGCCCAGCGCGCCACACTTCTCAATCAGGCGACGAACGACGCGAACGCAGAACGTCAGCGCCTGATTGAGGAAGCAGGAAAGACGGCCGACGCCCAGAGCACGCTACGACGGGAAATGCTCCTCAACGAAGCCCACAGCCTCAATCAAGCCATTCGCCTCAGTACTCAGCAGGAAGTATTCGCCATCGCGCGAAAGACGCTGGCGGATCTCGCGGCGACAAGCCTGGAGTTATGCATGACGGACGTGTTTGCTCGCCGTTTGCGCGCCATAACCGGTCCGGTGAAAGAAAGCCTTGGCGCCGCCCTCAAAACATCATCCAGTCCAGTGTTAATACGCAGCGCATTCGATCTGCCGGCGGAGGGGCGCGCGACGATCCAAAACGCACTTAACGAAACGTTCTCCTCCGATATTCCCGTTCGATTCGAGACGACGCCAGATCTGATCGGCGGCGTCGAACTCACAGCGAACGGCCAGAAATTGGCGTGGAGCATCGCGGATTATCTGATATCGCTGGAAAGCAGAGTCGGCGAGCTTATTGCGCGGAAGGGCTCAGGAACCATCACAACAGCACAGGCGAACGCCGGCGCTCTCCCTATGAACGAAAGCGCGTCTCGACAATGA